CCACGTTGTCGCCCTGATGGCAGCTGATGCAGCCGTAGCTTTTAAACAGGCGGTAACCGCGTAATTCCCTTTCGGTAAGCGTTCCCTCTTCTCCCTTGAGCCATCGATCGAAGCGTGAGTTGACTGTTACCAAAGAGCGTTCAAAAGCTGCTATGGCGACAACGATATTCTCCCCGCTGATTCCATCATGAAAAAGCTCTTCAAATTTTTCCACGATAGTTGGATCCTTGCGTAGCTTGGATATAACCTCCTCCCAGTTGGAGCTCATTTCAATAGGATTATGGACCGGACCGGCCGCCTGTTCTTCCAGCGTCAGAGCCCGGCCATCCCAGAATTGAACGAAGTTGTATCGGGTGTTGTAGACCGTGGGCGCCTTGATACCCCCAACTTTACCCCCTACTCCAACAGAGTTCTTTTTGCGATCGGTCCCTCCAGTCGAGAGAACATGACAACTGGAGCAACTGATGCTGTTGTCCTGCGATAGCCTGGCATCATGAAATAGCTGATCTCCAAGGGACACCAGCCTCGGATCCAGATTGCGCTCGATTGTCAATGGCCCTATGGGCTCATTCTTCAATCCTGCAGCACTGGCAAAAGATATTACCAACCAAAATAATAGCAGTGTTTTCAACAGGTTATTCATACATCATTGACGCTATAAGCGACTATATTTGACATCCCTGAAGAAAAAGTCGTCTGTAGCGGGGTGGTGCAATGCTTACTACACTATGTTAGCGGTCTCTCTATGGCTAACTTTAAGTATAGAGAATCAGATAATCTATAAGCATAGGATGAACTACAGCACATAATCCCTAAGGACAATGGTGCTTGCACCCTTAAATTGATGAAAAATGTTAACTTTTTTGAGCTGTGTCAATTAGGACCGGTAAAAAAAGGCATGCGAACCGTCCTTTGTCCGGGTTGATCACTGAAAATCAGAGCAACAAATGACGAATATCACCCAAAAGGGAAGAGAGATAGGTGGTAAACCTGACGCCATCAGCACCATCGATTACCCGATGATCATAGGAGAGTGAAAGCGGCAACATCAATCGTGGCTGGAAGGTCTCCCCGTCCCACACAGGCTGCATACTACTGCGGGAGACACCGAGTATTGCCACTTCCGGGGCGTTCACAATGGGAGTAAAGGCAGTACCGCCTATCCCGCCAAGACTGGAGATCGAGAAACATCCGCCTTGCATATCCGCCGGCGCTAACTTGCCTGCCCGTGCCTTTTCACTGACGCTCATCAACTCTGCTGCAAGTTGGAAGACACCTTTTTGATCGACATCACGTATGACCGGTACGACTAGCCCATTGGGCGTATCCACCGCAACACCGATATGAATGTATTTCCTATATATCAAGGATTCGCCATCTACCGACAGGGCAGCATTGAACATCGGCAACTGGTTAAGCGCTGCGGCGACCGCCTTCATCAGAAACGGCATCAGGGTGAGCCGAACGGACTGCCTGGATGCAGCCTCTTTTTGCGTTTGCCTGAATGCCTCGAGATCGGTGATATCAGCCTCGTCAAACTGGGTCACATGCGGTACGGTCAGCCAGCAACGATGAAGATGGGCTCCGCTGATTTTCCTGATGCGGTTTAACGCTGTTGCCTCAACCTCACCAAAGCGGCTGTAATCCACTTCCGGCCCCACCGGCATTTCAAAGGGCGACCTGGATGCGGCTGCCCCTTCGCCCTGCCGCAATGAGCGTTTAATGAACCTCTGAATATCCTCTTTCAGGATTCTATCTTTTGGACCGCTTCCCTTAATCAATGAGAGATCAACACCCAATTCACGGGCAAATCGGCGTACCGATGGGCTTGCATGAGGGGTGCCCTGTCCACCGCTCTCAACGAATCCAGCTGGAACGGGCGGTACGCGGGCCTCTTTCTCACCTGGTAGTCGCTGTGGCTGCTCAGATGCTGAAGCAGACGCTTCATTTGGCGCCGGGGCCGGCGCTTGTACTGTCTCAACCTCCTCTGCCGCCGGTGCGGGGGTAGTTACCGGTTCACTCTCTCCTTTCTGTTGGCTGGTTTCAACCTCAAGAACGACTATCCTGTCTCCTTCTTTGACACGATCACCAACCTTGACCAACAGGCGTTTGACCTCCCCGGTGTGGGGGGATGGAATCTCCATCGTAGCCTTGTCACTTTCAAGGGTCAGCAGAGACTCCTCGAGCGTGACTCGATCACCCTCTGAAACCAGAATCTCGATAATCTCGACCGAGTCGAAATCACCTATATCAGGTATCAGTACATCTGTCGTATTACCCACGTCTTATCCTCTTTGCCGATCAGGCATAATCTATTTCATTCAAACTAATCGCCGCCTTAACGCACCGCAGTTTCGGCTGGCTACAGCAGTGTCCTTGGTCAACTCATTAGACACTGCCAGGATTGGGCTTTTCCGGATCGATCTTGTACTTCTTGATCGCCCGGCTGACCTGCTCGGGTTTGATCTCACCCTCATCCGCAAGCGCTTTCAAGGCGGCGATCAGTATGTAGTACCGGTTTACCTCGAAAAACTTACGCAGCTGGCTGCGCATATCACTACGACCGAAGCCGTCAGTACCCAGCACGCTATAGCTGGCTGTGATGAACGGGCGAATCTGATCCGCATAGCTGCGGATATAATCCGTGGCCGCCACCACCGGTCCTATTTTGCCGTTCAGTTTTTCAGTGACATAGCTCAGCTTGGGTTCCTCTTGCGGATGCAGGGTATTCCATCGTTCGATATCCAAACCGTCACGACGCAACTCGTTGAAGCTGGTAACACTCCAAACATCTGCTGAAACTTTAAACTCTTTTTCAAGTAACTCTGCGGCGGCAATCACTTCGCGCAGAATGGTGCCACTCCCCAGTAGCTGTACCCGATGCTTATGTTTACCGCCCGTACTGAGCAAATAGAGACCACGTACAATACCCTCTTCCACACCGTCAGGCATTGCAGGCTGTGCGTAGTTTTCATTCATCACAGTAATGTAATAAAAAACATTCTCCTGCTCCTGATACATCCGGCGCATCCCGTCCTGAACGATTACCGCCAGCTCATAGGCGTAAGCAGGATCGTAACTGACACAATTAGGGATTGTTCCGGCCACGATATGACTGTGTCCATCCTGATGCTGTAGTCCCTCACCCGCCAAAGTGGTACGACCAGCGGTACCGCCGATTAGGAAACCCCGCGCCTGCATATCCCCTGCCGCCCAGGCCAGATCGCCAACACGTTGGAAGCCGAACATCGAATAGTAGATATAGAATGGGATCATACTGATCCCGTGATTACTGTAGGAGGTGGCTGCCGCGATCCAGGAAGACATGGCGCCCGCCTCGTTGATGCCTTCCTGCAGGATCTGCCCCTTTTTATCCTCTCGATAGAACATCACCTGGTCCGCGTCAACCGGTTCATACAACTGACCCACCGATGAGTAGATACCCAACTGGCGAAACATACCTTCCATACCAAAGGTACGCGCCTCATCCGGAACTATAGGCACGACCTGTTTTCCCACCGCTTTATTTCGCACCAGCATGTTGAGCAGACGAACGAACGCCATGGTTGTCGACTGATCTCTTTCCCCGCTACCTTCCAGCAGTGTCTTGAATTCATCCAGTGCCGGCACCTGCAGCGGCTCCACTTTGGTCCGGCGTTGCGGAAGAAAACCACCCAAATCCTGACGGCGTTGATGCATATATTGCATCTCGGGACTGTCTGTCGGCGGTTTATAAAAGGGCGCGGCGCCAATCTGATCATCCGATATCGGTATGTTGAATCGATCTCGAAACGCCTTGAGTGCCGCTTCACCCATCTTTTTCTGGGAATGAGTGATGTTCTGACCCTCGCCGGCAACACCCATGCCATATCCCTTGACTGTCTTGGCCAGAATGACTGTCGGTTGCCCTTTGTGGGACATAGCCTCCGCGTAGGCCGCATATACTTTGTGTGGGTCGTGTCCGCCTCTGTTCAGACGCCAGATATCCTCGTCGGTCATATTGGCGACCATATCGTCGAGTTCCGGATATTTACCGAAGAAGTGCTCGCGTGTATACGCACCGCCCTTGGCCTTGTAAGCCTGATAGTCACCATCGACACACTCCTCCATACGTTTCAGGAGAATGCCGTTTTTATCCCGTGCAAAGAGCGGATCCCAATAACCACCCCAGATTACCTTGATCACATTCCATCCGGCTCCGCG
This sequence is a window from Candidatus Thiodiazotropha sp. LNASS1. Protein-coding genes within it:
- a CDS encoding cytochrome-c peroxidase codes for the protein MKNEPIGPLTIERNLDPRLVSLGDQLFHDARLSQDNSISCSSCHVLSTGGTDRKKNSVGVGGKVGGIKAPTVYNTRYNFVQFWDGRALTLEEQAAGPVHNPIEMSSNWEEVISKLRKDPTIVEKFEELFHDGISGENIVVAIAAFERSLVTVNSRFDRWLKGEEGTLTERELRGYRLFKSYGCISCHQGDNVGGNMFGVMGAKGDYFKDRHGGITEPDLGRYNVTKQDEDKHYFKVPSLRLAAINPPYFHDGSQTTLQGAIRIMGRYQLGRDLPESDIDDIAAFLHTLVGEHVRLKP
- the aceF gene encoding dihydrolipoyllysine-residue acetyltransferase gives rise to the protein MGNTTDVLIPDIGDFDSVEIIEILVSEGDRVTLEESLLTLESDKATMEIPSPHTGEVKRLLVKVGDRVKEGDRIVVLEVETSQQKGESEPVTTPAPAAEEVETVQAPAPAPNEASASASEQPQRLPGEKEARVPPVPAGFVESGGQGTPHASPSVRRFARELGVDLSLIKGSGPKDRILKEDIQRFIKRSLRQGEGAAASRSPFEMPVGPEVDYSRFGEVEATALNRIRKISGAHLHRCWLTVPHVTQFDEADITDLEAFRQTQKEAASRQSVRLTLMPFLMKAVAAALNQLPMFNAALSVDGESLIYRKYIHIGVAVDTPNGLVVPVIRDVDQKGVFQLAAELMSVSEKARAGKLAPADMQGGCFSISSLGGIGGTAFTPIVNAPEVAILGVSRSSMQPVWDGETFQPRLMLPLSLSYDHRVIDGADGVRFTTYLSSLLGDIRHLLL
- the aceE gene encoding pyruvate dehydrogenase (acetyl-transferring), homodimeric type → MPTRPDTDPQETQEWLDALEAVLENEGVDRAHFLIERLVDKARRSGAYLPFSANTAYVNTIPVTKQRRFPGDRAMERRIRSFIRWNAMAMVVQANRISTELGGHISSFASGATLFDVGFNHFFHAPSKERDGDLIFFQGHSAPGVYARAYLEGRLSEEQLYSFRQEVDGQGLSSYPHPWLMPGFWQFPTVSMGLGPLMAIYQARFMRYLHDRGLLNTDERKVWSFCGDGEMDEPEALGAISLAGRERLDNLIFVINCNLQRLDGPVRGNGKIIQELEAVFRGAGWNVIKVIWGGYWDPLFARDKNGILLKRMEECVDGDYQAYKAKGGAYTREHFFGKYPELDDMVANMTDEDIWRLNRGGHDPHKVYAAYAEAMSHKGQPTVILAKTVKGYGMGVAGEGQNITHSQKKMGEAALKAFRDRFNIPISDDQIGAAPFYKPPTDSPEMQYMHQRRQDLGGFLPQRRTKVEPLQVPALDEFKTLLEGSGERDQSTTMAFVRLLNMLVRNKAVGKQVVPIVPDEARTFGMEGMFRQLGIYSSVGQLYEPVDADQVMFYREDKKGQILQEGINEAGAMSSWIAAATSYSNHGISMIPFYIYYSMFGFQRVGDLAWAAGDMQARGFLIGGTAGRTTLAGEGLQHQDGHSHIVAGTIPNCVSYDPAYAYELAVIVQDGMRRMYQEQENVFYYITVMNENYAQPAMPDGVEEGIVRGLYLLSTGGKHKHRVQLLGSGTILREVIAAAELLEKEFKVSADVWSVTSFNELRRDGLDIERWNTLHPQEEPKLSYVTEKLNGKIGPVVAATDYIRSYADQIRPFITASYSVLGTDGFGRSDMRSQLRKFFEVNRYYILIAALKALADEGEIKPEQVSRAIKKYKIDPEKPNPGSV